The proteins below are encoded in one region of Amycolatopsis magusensis:
- a CDS encoding SRPBCC family protein codes for MARKVIDIRSEFPATPAQLYAVLRDGARWPELTPLGSFELHRPGEDEPEGVGAVRLFRTPPFASYERIVELVPDRRFGYTLLRGLPLRDYRVDVELTPVGGGAEVHWHCEFTPKIPGTGWFFRWFLGSFHAKVVAGLGRGATA; via the coding sequence ATGGCGCGCAAGGTGATCGACATCCGCTCCGAGTTCCCCGCCACGCCCGCGCAGCTCTACGCGGTGTTGCGTGACGGGGCCCGGTGGCCGGAGCTGACCCCGCTCGGCTCGTTCGAACTGCACCGGCCGGGCGAGGACGAACCCGAAGGCGTCGGCGCGGTCCGCCTGTTCCGGACACCGCCGTTCGCCAGTTACGAGCGGATCGTCGAGCTGGTGCCCGATCGCCGGTTCGGCTACACCCTGCTGCGGGGGTTGCCGCTGCGGGACTACCGCGTCGACGTCGAGCTGACGCCGGTCGGCGGTGGCGCGGAGGTGCACTGGCACTGCGAGTTCACCCCGAAGATCCCCGGTACCGGTTGGTTCTTCCGGTGGTTCCTCGGGTCCTTCCACGCCAAGGTGGTCGCCGGACTGGGCCGGGGCGCGACCGCTTAG
- a CDS encoding SDR family oxidoreductase, whose amino-acid sequence MTIVVTGANGQLGRLVVEHLLKRVDKSEVAVSVREPAKARDLGVDVRHGDFDRPETLDAAFAGADKLLLVSTGDASDHRVTQHRNAIDAAKRAGVRHLVYTSLTKADTSGMLLARTHAPTEELVKASGLTYTNLRNNWYLENNLGTIAAALATGTVASSAGDGRTAPVTRSEYAEAAAAVLAGDGHENAIYELGAPVSYSGTDWAAALTEATGREITFTAITDEQAVEQFTAAGLPAPVIEVLVDSNRAIAGGDLDLPSPELTKLIGREPVTLREWIATQVA is encoded by the coding sequence ATGACGATCGTGGTCACCGGGGCCAACGGCCAGCTCGGACGACTGGTGGTCGAGCACCTGCTCAAGCGGGTCGACAAGAGCGAGGTCGCGGTGAGCGTCCGCGAACCGGCCAAGGCGCGGGACCTGGGCGTGGACGTGCGCCACGGGGACTTCGACCGGCCCGAAACGCTCGACGCGGCGTTCGCGGGCGCGGACAAGCTGCTGCTCGTCTCCACCGGCGACGCCTCCGACCACCGCGTCACCCAGCACCGCAACGCCATCGACGCGGCCAAGCGCGCCGGGGTCCGCCACCTCGTCTACACCTCGCTGACCAAGGCGGACACCAGCGGCATGCTGCTCGCCCGCACCCACGCGCCGACCGAGGAACTCGTCAAGGCCAGCGGCCTGACCTACACGAACCTGCGCAACAACTGGTACCTCGAGAACAACCTCGGCACCATCGCCGCGGCACTGGCCACGGGCACAGTCGCCAGCTCGGCGGGCGACGGCCGGACCGCGCCCGTGACGCGCTCCGAGTACGCCGAAGCCGCAGCCGCGGTGCTGGCCGGCGACGGGCACGAGAACGCGATCTACGAGCTGGGCGCGCCGGTTTCCTACTCCGGGACGGACTGGGCGGCGGCGCTGACCGAGGCCACCGGCCGGGAGATCACCTTCACCGCGATCACCGACGAGCAGGCCGTCGAGCAGTTCACCGCGGCCGGTCTCCCGGCGCCGGTGATCGAGGTGCTGGTCGACTCCAACCGCGCGATCGCCGGCGGCGACCTCGACCTGCCGTCGCCCGAGCTGACCAAGCTGATCGGCCGCGAGCCGGTGACCCTGCGCGAGTGGATCGCGACGCAGGTCGCCTAA
- a CDS encoding GOLPH3/VPS74 family protein, protein MSSPRELSLPARVYLLSCRGGRVPDRQRVGYLVRAAALTELLLCGRILDHDGLVGAVPGGSTGDAVLDEVLGQIVEGGSRKWRHWVRKDHRRALDSVEEQLSAERAIVLTRTRVFRLRRVEARDTASVERLRATVDKALRGNGAVSQEDAALVALVAAVELKGVVPGRERRRNKERLRELEEHGGAAIPALRKVFKELRQARTATVAANGNSS, encoded by the coding sequence ATGAGTTCACCGAGAGAGCTTTCCTTGCCTGCGAGGGTGTATCTGCTGTCGTGTCGCGGTGGAAGGGTGCCGGATCGGCAGCGCGTGGGCTATCTGGTCCGGGCCGCGGCGCTGACCGAACTGCTGCTGTGCGGGCGGATCCTCGATCACGACGGGCTCGTCGGCGCGGTGCCCGGCGGTTCCACCGGGGACGCTGTGCTGGATGAGGTGCTCGGGCAGATCGTCGAAGGCGGGTCGCGGAAGTGGCGGCACTGGGTCCGCAAGGACCACCGGCGGGCGCTGGACTCGGTGGAGGAGCAGCTTTCCGCCGAGCGCGCGATCGTGCTGACGCGTACGCGCGTGTTCCGCCTGCGCCGGGTCGAAGCCCGGGACACCGCGAGCGTGGAACGCCTGCGCGCCACCGTCGACAAAGCGCTACGCGGCAATGGCGCGGTGTCGCAAGAGGACGCCGCGCTCGTCGCCCTGGTGGCCGCCGTCGAACTGAAGGGTGTGGTGCCAGGGCGGGAGCGGCGACGGAATAAGGAGCGCCTGCGGGAGCTGGAAGAACACGGTGGCGCGGCGATCCCGGCGCTGCGCAAGGTGTTCAAGGAACTGCGGCAGGCCCGCACCGCCACAGTCGCCGCGAACGGAAATTCGAGCTAG
- a CDS encoding ArnT family glycosyltransferase → MNRIAWVPVLVVAALTTAALLYSSAHYGHGFDELYFIVAGQDHLAWGYFDQPPLVPFVAGLLDSWFPGSLVMPRLPVTLAAAGGVVVTALIARELGGGRAAQVTAAATYAASGAVVISHWIATYTLDPFLWTVLTWLVVRWVRTRDDRLLLWAGVVTAVSLQVKFLVPAFWGLVLLSALVFGPRSLPSRPKLWLGAGIAVPATVPTLVWQAAHDWPYLNMSEVVAAEFPGAWPFLRDGVLLAGIGVGALAFVFGVFRLLFLAEYRFLGVAVLGLVAAFLLASGRSYYLLGVFALPFAVTAVTLWQRPGVRWRPFVVWPPYLLSGTAALAMLPIYPPSVVDKMPTSWGPFVLGSSFAAGERPQGELGRIGASVFASLPPDQRAKTAVFSDLYPFAASVEYFGTSRVYSGHRGYWYFGALPGTAENVLFVGLDPSRLRPHFASEVALTDDLVWLLEGRQSPWPALWPAFRTQ, encoded by the coding sequence GTGAACCGCATCGCGTGGGTGCCGGTGCTCGTGGTCGCGGCGCTGACGACGGCCGCTCTGCTCTACAGCAGCGCGCACTACGGCCACGGGTTCGACGAGCTGTACTTCATCGTCGCCGGGCAGGACCACCTCGCCTGGGGCTACTTCGACCAGCCGCCGCTGGTGCCGTTCGTGGCCGGGCTGCTGGACAGCTGGTTCCCCGGTTCGCTGGTGATGCCGCGGCTTCCGGTCACGCTGGCCGCGGCGGGCGGGGTCGTGGTCACCGCGTTGATCGCCAGGGAACTCGGCGGGGGACGGGCGGCCCAGGTGACGGCGGCGGCGACCTACGCCGCCTCGGGCGCGGTGGTGATCTCGCACTGGATCGCCACCTACACCCTCGACCCGTTCCTGTGGACGGTGCTCACCTGGCTGGTGGTCCGCTGGGTCCGCACCCGCGACGACCGGCTGCTGCTCTGGGCGGGCGTGGTCACCGCGGTGTCGCTGCAGGTGAAGTTCCTGGTACCGGCGTTCTGGGGACTGGTGCTGCTCAGCGCGCTGGTCTTCGGGCCGCGGTCGCTGCCGTCGCGGCCGAAGCTGTGGCTCGGCGCCGGGATCGCCGTGCCGGCCACCGTGCCGACGCTGGTGTGGCAGGCCGCCCACGACTGGCCGTACCTGAACATGAGCGAGGTGGTCGCGGCGGAATTCCCCGGCGCGTGGCCGTTCCTGCGCGACGGGGTGCTGCTCGCCGGGATCGGGGTCGGCGCACTGGCTTTCGTGTTCGGCGTGTTCCGGTTGTTGTTCCTGGCCGAGTACCGCTTCCTGGGGGTAGCGGTACTCGGCCTGGTGGCGGCGTTCCTGCTCGCGAGCGGGCGCAGCTACTACCTGCTGGGCGTGTTCGCGCTGCCGTTCGCGGTGACCGCGGTGACGCTCTGGCAGCGGCCGGGGGTGCGGTGGCGCCCGTTCGTGGTGTGGCCGCCGTACCTGCTCTCCGGCACGGCGGCGCTGGCGATGCTGCCGATCTACCCACCGTCCGTTGTGGACAAGATGCCCACCTCCTGGGGCCCGTTCGTGCTCGGCTCCAGCTTCGCGGCGGGGGAGCGGCCGCAGGGGGAACTGGGACGGATCGGCGCGTCGGTCTTCGCCTCACTGCCACCGGACCAACGCGCGAAGACAGCCGTCTTCTCCGACCTGTACCCGTTCGCGGCTTCCGTCGAGTACTTCGGCACCTCGCGCGTGTACAGCGGACACCGCGGCTACTGGTACTTCGGCGCGCTACCCGGTACCGCGGAGAACGTCCTGTTCGTCGGCCTCGACCCGTCGCGCCTGCGCCCCCACTTCGCCAGCGAAGTCGCCTTGACGGACGACCTGGTCTGGCTCCTCGAAGGCCGCCAATCTCCCTGGCCCGCCTTATGGCCAGCATTCAGAACCCAATGA
- a CDS encoding winged helix-turn-helix transcriptional regulator: MTSFLPDPYDRDCPTRQLLDRIGDQWTVLIVGTLGGGPLRFTEIGRRVQGISQKMLTQTLRALVRDGILERRMYAEIPPRVEYELTDLGRDLAEPLSMLAEWAKAHMGRVQEARESYDRAS, encoded by the coding sequence ATGACCTCCTTCCTGCCCGATCCGTACGACCGCGACTGCCCGACCCGGCAGCTGCTCGACCGCATCGGTGACCAGTGGACGGTGCTGATCGTCGGGACGCTCGGCGGTGGCCCGCTGCGGTTCACCGAGATCGGGCGGCGGGTGCAGGGCATCTCGCAGAAGATGCTCACCCAGACGCTGCGGGCCCTGGTCCGGGACGGAATCCTGGAGCGGCGCATGTACGCGGAGATCCCGCCGCGGGTCGAGTACGAACTGACCGACCTGGGCCGTGACCTGGCCGAACCGCTGTCGATGCTGGCCGAGTGGGCGAAGGCGCACATGGGCCGGGTGCAGGAAGCCCGGGAGTCCTACGACCGCGCTTCCTGA
- a CDS encoding ABC transporter ATP-binding protein, translating into MIEARELVKKFGGTVAVDGLSFDVRPGVVTGFLGPNGAGKSTTMRMVLGLDRPTRGVVTVNGKSSVDLPAPPQEVGAVLDAKAVHSGRSAHAHLKWMAQAGGIPVRRVDEVLGQVGLTSVAGKRAGDFSLGMSQRLGIAGALLGDPATLLFDEPVNGLDPEGIQWIRTLMRDLAAQGRTVFVSSHLMNEMEETADHVLVIGRGRLIADLPITELTSRSAHAHVRVHAPEAARLGGLLTEHGGQVRREAEGVLLVTGLDAAWIGDFALAQRIAVHELTTVRASLEAAFLELTAGAAQYSTQREEIAETARALAEEGSR; encoded by the coding sequence GTGATCGAAGCAAGGGAACTCGTCAAGAAGTTCGGTGGCACGGTCGCGGTGGACGGGCTGTCGTTCGACGTCCGGCCCGGGGTGGTCACCGGCTTCCTCGGCCCGAACGGCGCCGGGAAGTCCACCACCATGCGGATGGTGCTCGGCCTCGACCGGCCCACCCGCGGCGTGGTGACCGTCAACGGGAAGTCCTCTGTGGATCTCCCGGCGCCACCGCAGGAGGTCGGCGCGGTGCTCGACGCGAAGGCCGTCCACAGTGGACGCAGTGCGCACGCGCACCTGAAGTGGATGGCGCAGGCGGGTGGGATCCCGGTGCGCCGGGTGGACGAGGTGCTCGGCCAGGTCGGCCTGACCTCGGTGGCGGGCAAGCGGGCCGGGGACTTCTCGCTCGGCATGTCCCAGCGCCTCGGCATCGCGGGCGCGCTGCTCGGCGATCCGGCCACGCTGCTGTTCGACGAGCCGGTCAACGGCCTCGACCCCGAGGGCATCCAGTGGATCCGCACGCTGATGCGGGACCTCGCGGCGCAGGGGCGCACGGTGTTCGTTTCCAGCCACCTGATGAACGAGATGGAGGAAACCGCCGACCACGTGCTGGTCATCGGCCGCGGAAGGCTCATCGCCGACCTGCCGATCACCGAACTGACCTCGCGCAGCGCGCACGCCCACGTCCGGGTGCACGCACCGGAGGCCGCGCGGCTCGGCGGACTGCTGACCGAACACGGCGGCCAGGTGCGGCGGGAAGCCGAAGGCGTGCTGCTGGTGACCGGACTCGACGCGGCGTGGATCGGGGATTTCGCGCTGGCACAACGGATCGCCGTGCACGAGCTGACCACCGTCCGCGCCAGCCTCGAGGCCGCGTTCCTCGAACTCACCGCCGGTGCCGCGCAGTACTCAACCCAGCGCGAGGAAATCGCTGAAACCGCGCGGGCACTGGCCGAAGAAGGGAGCCGATGA
- a CDS encoding ABC transporter permease — translation MRVPDLRSTIAAEWTKLRSVRSTWLALALAPVVAIGPTALFSAAVAAGHASLSPPEQLAFDPVGNGLVGLGLALILFVVLAVNATAPEFSSRMIAVSLAITARRGRFLAAKALVVAAVSAVAGLVCAVVTFVVSQAIFAGAGVPSAGFGDPGVVRILLGWGLQMVLFSLLGVLVTVLLRSAAGAIATLLGLVYLPAIFGPMLPAWVTEYVLRYLPSATADSFTGNGTGNLPLWAAGLVMAAWVGLLWTVTRYVLGVRDAR, via the coding sequence ATGCGGGTGCCGGACCTCCGCTCGACGATCGCCGCCGAGTGGACCAAACTGCGGTCGGTCCGCTCCACCTGGCTGGCCCTGGCGCTGGCCCCGGTGGTCGCGATCGGGCCGACCGCCCTGTTCTCCGCCGCCGTCGCCGCCGGCCACGCCTCGCTCAGCCCGCCGGAGCAGCTCGCGTTCGACCCGGTCGGCAACGGGCTCGTCGGCCTCGGGCTGGCGTTGATCCTGTTCGTCGTGCTCGCGGTGAACGCCACCGCACCCGAGTTCTCCAGCCGGATGATCGCGGTCTCCCTGGCGATCACCGCCCGGCGCGGCCGGTTCCTGGCGGCCAAGGCGCTGGTGGTCGCCGCGGTCTCGGCCGTGGCCGGACTGGTCTGCGCGGTGGTGACCTTCGTGGTGAGCCAGGCGATCTTCGCCGGTGCGGGGGTGCCGTCCGCCGGTTTCGGCGACCCCGGCGTGGTGCGGATCCTGCTCGGCTGGGGCCTGCAGATGGTGTTGTTCAGCCTGCTGGGCGTGCTGGTCACGGTGTTGCTGCGCAGTGCGGCCGGCGCCATCGCGACGCTGCTCGGGCTGGTCTACCTGCCCGCGATCTTCGGGCCGATGCTGCCCGCCTGGGTGACCGAGTACGTCCTGCGCTACCTGCCGTCGGCCACCGCGGACAGCTTCACCGGCAACGGCACCGGGAACCTTCCGCTCTGGGCGGCCGGGCTGGTGATGGCGGCCTGGGTCGGTCTGCTGTGGACGGTGACCCGGTACGTGCTCGGCGTCCGGGACGCGCGGTGA
- a CDS encoding helix-turn-helix transcriptional regulator, which yields MGDRTPPAGRAAELAVVDRVLAGRGPAALVVTGEPGIGKSGLLAELAARAGPALVLRGAATEFEKREPFAVFVHAVDPFLRSLGDAERSALGSAAELWPVFPAFGPPPGRAPGRARTHRAVSALLTRLAGQRPLVLVLDDLQWADGASIDLFGHLVRQLPDGPVLLAGAMHPARSPERLRLLLDLARPDSAFEELPLAPLTVEAAAELLPDADPATVAALHRESGGNPFYFRALAEENGTDVPPVVRTAVAAELRSLPQRARLAAWAASVAGEPFEPGLAGEIAELPSGEFLAALDELAAADLVRPAGTRFCFRHPIVRRAVYQVAGPGWRRAAHGRAAEVLAARGAGLLTRAEHVERSAVAGDFAAVDLLAEAGDAASPAEAVRWFGAALELVPTGDAHRQRRQELLSRLTVCAGMAGRLEESRRAADELLTSVPHSPARTRLVAFRSFVECASGGHERARVLVDRELRALPRESSACRAALRVELAATAFIRADHAELERHAGAALATTAVTDPVHAGAAALLARGQYAQGRIAEAAATLDRAAAAVDGMTDEVLSSRLGVCLPLALTEGELDRPEDAIRHASRGLELARASGQVLVTPLLSTTRAAAHALHGRPVEALDDATEAYELCRANGSRYGAALALCVSGQVQIWRGQVSTAVAFAEEALAMGRESGAAVLLASAGVCYAEALHAAGRFADVEPVLLETTGNFELVDRPWWSRLYLVLIRAALSLGDRGKAEDLLGRAREAVDGIPLASRQAAVRYAEALVLLDSGKFPAAADAAFEALDLAEKVDSQVQAGQARIAAGRALAANGDRDRGLAELLRAEGDMAALGAQRLRDHAVRELRRFGRRVPRPAHGSGATLSHREHEIAHLVATGRTNREIAAQLVISEKTVETHVSRILRKLRVPSRAAVGRAL from the coding sequence GGGTGATCGAACACCGCCGGCCGGCCGCGCGGCCGAGCTGGCGGTAGTGGACCGGGTGCTGGCCGGCCGGGGACCGGCGGCGCTGGTGGTCACCGGCGAACCCGGGATCGGCAAGAGCGGCCTGCTCGCCGAACTGGCCGCGCGGGCGGGTCCGGCGCTGGTGCTCCGCGGTGCCGCCACCGAGTTCGAGAAGCGCGAGCCGTTCGCGGTCTTCGTGCACGCCGTCGATCCGTTCCTCCGGTCACTGGGCGACGCGGAGCGCTCGGCCCTCGGTTCCGCCGCGGAGCTGTGGCCGGTGTTCCCCGCTTTCGGCCCGCCTCCCGGCCGCGCGCCCGGGCGGGCGCGCACCCACCGGGCAGTATCCGCGTTGCTGACCCGGCTCGCCGGGCAACGGCCGTTGGTGCTGGTCCTCGACGACCTCCAGTGGGCCGACGGCGCGTCCATCGATCTGTTCGGCCACCTCGTGCGCCAGTTGCCGGACGGGCCGGTGCTGCTCGCCGGGGCGATGCACCCGGCTCGCAGCCCGGAGCGGCTGCGGCTGCTGCTCGACCTGGCGCGCCCGGACAGCGCCTTCGAAGAACTGCCGCTGGCACCGTTGACCGTCGAGGCGGCCGCCGAGCTGCTGCCCGACGCGGATCCGGCGACGGTGGCCGCGCTGCACCGCGAATCCGGCGGGAATCCGTTCTACTTCCGTGCCCTCGCCGAGGAGAACGGGACGGACGTGCCGCCGGTGGTCCGCACGGCGGTGGCGGCGGAACTGCGGAGCCTGCCGCAGCGGGCGCGACTCGCCGCGTGGGCGGCTTCAGTGGCCGGAGAGCCGTTCGAACCCGGCTTGGCGGGGGAGATCGCCGAGTTGCCGTCCGGGGAGTTCCTGGCCGCGCTCGACGAACTGGCCGCCGCCGACCTGGTGCGCCCGGCCGGGACGCGGTTCTGCTTCCGGCACCCGATCGTCCGCCGGGCGGTGTACCAGGTGGCGGGGCCGGGCTGGCGACGCGCGGCACACGGGCGGGCGGCGGAGGTCCTCGCCGCCCGGGGCGCCGGGCTGCTCACCAGGGCGGAACACGTCGAACGCAGTGCCGTGGCCGGTGACTTCGCGGCGGTCGACCTGCTGGCGGAGGCAGGGGACGCGGCGTCGCCCGCCGAAGCGGTGCGCTGGTTCGGTGCCGCCCTCGAACTGGTGCCGACCGGGGACGCGCACCGGCAGCGACGCCAGGAGTTGTTGTCCCGCTTGACTGTCTGCGCGGGCATGGCGGGCAGGCTCGAGGAGAGCAGGCGAGCGGCGGACGAACTGCTCACGTCGGTACCGCACTCGCCCGCACGAACCCGGCTCGTCGCCTTCCGGTCGTTCGTCGAATGCGCTTCGGGCGGGCACGAACGCGCGCGGGTGCTGGTGGACCGCGAACTCCGCGCGCTGCCACGGGAGTCGTCCGCCTGCCGGGCCGCGCTGCGGGTCGAACTGGCTGCCACGGCGTTCATCCGCGCCGATCACGCGGAACTGGAACGGCACGCGGGCGCCGCCTTGGCCACGACGGCCGTCACCGATCCGGTGCACGCGGGCGCGGCCGCGTTGCTCGCCCGCGGCCAGTACGCGCAGGGCCGGATCGCGGAGGCGGCGGCGACGCTGGACCGCGCGGCGGCCGCGGTCGACGGCATGACCGACGAGGTGCTGTCGTCCCGGCTCGGCGTGTGCCTGCCGCTGGCGCTCACCGAAGGCGAACTGGACCGGCCGGAGGACGCGATCCGGCACGCCAGCCGAGGTCTGGAGTTGGCGCGTGCGTCCGGTCAGGTGCTGGTCACGCCCCTGTTGTCGACCACGCGCGCGGCCGCGCACGCCCTGCACGGCCGTCCCGTCGAGGCGCTCGACGACGCGACCGAGGCCTACGAACTGTGCCGCGCCAACGGGAGCCGGTACGGCGCGGCGCTGGCGCTGTGCGTGAGCGGGCAGGTGCAGATCTGGCGTGGTCAGGTGAGCACCGCGGTCGCGTTCGCCGAAGAGGCGCTGGCGATGGGCCGGGAGTCGGGCGCGGCGGTCCTGCTGGCGAGCGCGGGCGTCTGTTACGCGGAAGCGCTGCACGCCGCCGGGCGTTTCGCCGACGTGGAACCGGTGCTGCTGGAGACGACCGGGAACTTCGAGCTGGTGGACCGGCCGTGGTGGTCGCGGCTGTACCTGGTGTTGATCCGCGCGGCGTTGTCGCTGGGCGACCGGGGGAAGGCCGAAGACCTGCTCGGGCGGGCCCGAGAGGCCGTGGACGGCATTCCGCTGGCGTCGCGCCAGGCGGCCGTGCGGTACGCGGAGGCGTTGGTACTGCTGGATTCGGGGAAGTTCCCCGCGGCCGCCGACGCCGCCTTCGAAGCGCTCGACCTCGCCGAGAAGGTGGACAGCCAGGTGCAGGCGGGGCAGGCGCGCATCGCCGCCGGACGGGCGCTGGCCGCCAACGGCGACCGGGACCGCGGCCTGGCCGAACTGCTGCGGGCCGAGGGCGACATGGCGGCGCTGGGCGCCCAGCGCCTGCGTGATCACGCCGTGCGCGAGCTGCGCCGGTTCGGCCGCCGGGTGCCCCGCCCGGCGCACGGCTCGGGCGCCACGCTGAGCCACCGCGAACACGAGATCGCGCACCTGGTGGCGACCGGGCGCACCAACCGCGAGATCGCCGCTCAGCTGGTGATCAGTGAGAAGACCGTGGAGACGCACGTGTCGCGGATCCTGCGAAAGCTGCGGGTCCCCTCCCGCGCCGCCGTCGGCCGGGCATTATGA
- a CDS encoding sensor histidine kinase, giving the protein MRPVPPLTKADVVSLTVTSFLFVCLDLTLYLAGPKTTGWAGPHAGLVLQLVLDLSLLVVWRFPRTVVGLGVAGALAMLAGDLFAPGLLSPTEPLTLATVPTITPILVGAMIRVLDRRVALTLVAVLTLIATRAWAPRWDTTPFGLVSTVLPALFVLYTEARKQLLQSLRDRAERAEREQHLLAEQARAQERRRLASEMHDVVTHQLSLMVLHAGALGVSSADDSVRSAAEDIRAAGTRALDELRDLVGVLRTPQSEVDRPAAELADAAADVAALEALAAESESVGIAVRLDLDGDPAQLSPTISRTAHRIVQEALTNVRKHAPGSTVDVRIRYRPDGIRIDVANGPAGKAPDPVLAGSGSGTGLAGLRQRVELLGGSFRAGPVPGGGFEAGAILPAYVPTAESSRR; this is encoded by the coding sequence GTGAGACCGGTGCCGCCCCTGACCAAAGCCGACGTGGTGTCGCTGACCGTCACCTCGTTCCTCTTCGTGTGCCTGGACCTCACGCTGTACCTGGCCGGGCCGAAGACCACCGGCTGGGCGGGTCCGCACGCCGGGCTGGTGCTCCAACTGGTGCTCGACCTGTCGTTGCTGGTGGTGTGGCGGTTCCCGCGCACGGTGGTGGGCCTCGGCGTGGCCGGGGCGCTGGCGATGCTGGCCGGTGACCTGTTCGCGCCCGGCCTGCTGTCGCCGACCGAACCGCTCACCCTGGCCACCGTGCCCACCATCACGCCGATCCTGGTGGGCGCGATGATCCGCGTGCTGGACCGGCGGGTGGCGCTGACGCTGGTCGCGGTGCTCACGCTGATCGCCACGCGGGCTTGGGCCCCGAGGTGGGACACCACGCCGTTCGGCCTGGTCAGCACGGTGCTGCCGGCCCTGTTCGTGTTGTACACGGAGGCACGCAAGCAGTTGCTCCAGTCCTTGCGCGACCGCGCCGAGCGGGCCGAACGCGAGCAGCACCTGCTGGCCGAGCAGGCGCGGGCGCAGGAACGGCGGCGGCTGGCCTCGGAGATGCACGACGTGGTCACCCACCAGCTGAGCCTGATGGTGCTGCACGCCGGCGCGCTCGGGGTCAGCTCCGCCGACGATTCGGTGCGCTCGGCCGCCGAGGACATCCGCGCCGCGGGCACCCGGGCGCTCGACGAACTGCGGGACCTGGTGGGCGTGCTGCGCACCCCGCAGTCCGAAGTGGACCGTCCAGCCGCGGAGCTGGCCGACGCGGCGGCCGATGTCGCCGCGCTGGAGGCGCTGGCTGCCGAATCCGAGTCGGTCGGCATCGCGGTCCGGCTCGACCTCGACGGCGACCCGGCACAGCTGTCCCCGACGATTTCCCGTACCGCGCACCGGATCGTGCAGGAAGCACTGACGAACGTGCGCAAGCACGCGCCGGGGTCCACCGTCGACGTCCGCATCCGGTACCGCCCCGACGGCATCCGGATCGACGTGGCCAACGGCCCGGCCGGGAAGGCGCCGGATCCGGTGCTCGCGGGCAGCGGCTCCGGGACCGGGCTGGCCGGGTTGCGCCAGCGGGTCGAACTGCTCGGCGGCTCGTTCCGGGCGGGGCCGGTCCCGGGCGGCGGCTTCGAGGCCGGTGCGATACTGCCCGCCTACGTTCCCACGGCAGAGAGTTCACGCCGATGA
- a CDS encoding response regulator, which translates to MIRVVVVDDEPMVCAHLTTILSSAADIEVAGSAGDGAEAVEAVIRHRPRVVLMDLRMPGVDGLTAIGRIAELPDPPAVVALTTFDADSYVIRALRAGAAGFLVKSTPPEDLISLVRVAADGHTVLSPEAARRLVAASAGDHRRTERARERLTALSEREVQVLTCLGSGLSNADIARRLHLSEATVKSYVSRMLVKLDCGNRTQAGLLAHEAGLLP; encoded by the coding sequence ATGATCCGGGTAGTCGTCGTCGATGACGAGCCGATGGTGTGCGCGCACCTGACCACCATCCTGTCCTCCGCCGCGGACATCGAGGTCGCCGGTTCGGCCGGCGACGGCGCGGAGGCGGTCGAAGCGGTGATCCGCCACCGGCCGCGCGTGGTGCTGATGGACCTGCGCATGCCCGGCGTCGACGGTCTCACCGCCATCGGGCGCATCGCCGAACTGCCGGACCCGCCCGCCGTGGTCGCGCTGACCACCTTCGACGCCGACAGCTACGTGATCCGCGCCCTGCGCGCGGGTGCCGCGGGCTTCCTCGTCAAGTCGACCCCGCCGGAGGACCTGATCAGCCTGGTCCGGGTCGCCGCCGACGGCCACACCGTGCTCTCCCCGGAGGCCGCCCGGCGCCTGGTCGCCGCCTCCGCCGGCGACCACCGGCGCACCGAACGCGCCCGCGAGCGGCTGACCGCCCTGTCGGAACGGGAGGTGCAGGTGCTGACCTGCCTGGGTTCCGGACTGTCCAATGCGGACATCGCCAGGCGGCTCCACCTCTCGGAGGCGACGGTGAAGAGCTACGTCTCGCGCATGCTGGTGAAACTGGACTGCGGCAACCGCACCCAGGCCGGGTTGCTGGCCCACGAAGCCGGTCTGCTGCCCTGA